From a single Nicotiana tomentosiformis chromosome 2, ASM39032v3, whole genome shotgun sequence genomic region:
- the LOC138906304 gene encoding uncharacterized protein, which produces MVAKVSNGVQGWQGKLLSYGGTGFRSLSDFANIFSAKAWWNFREDHYRIYQKVVLSQIEKIIANFFWGKDDINNKFHWKKWSDLCFPILEGEAGFRSLSDFANVFSAKARWNFRTDQSLLNDFLSAKYYKRLHPVARKWPYGQSHNWKRLMEIKEDAEKHILWKIGVNYFFEDGKRNSNKLRNVLPHSIVNDILEIGINIGREDKPIWMIESTEKGQNCP; this is translated from the exons ATGGTAGCTAAAGTTTCTAATGGAGTGCAAGGATGGCAAGGGAAGCTCCTATCTTATG GTGGGACTGGCTTTAGATCACTATCAGATTTTGCAAATATCTTCTCTGCTAAGGCATGGTGGAACTTCAGAGAAGATCACTATCGAATTTATCAAAAAGTCGTTCTTTCACAAATAGAGAAGATCATAGCTAATTTTTTCTGGGGAAAGGATGACATCAACAATAAATTCCACTGGAAAAAATGGAGTGATCTCTGTTTCCCTATTCTTGAAGGTGAGGCTGGCTTTAGATCACTATCGGATTTCGCAAATGTCTTCTCTGCTAAGGCAAGGTGGAACTTCAGAACTGATCAGAGTCTCTTGAATGATTTCTTGAGTGCTAAGTACTATAAAAGGCTACATCCTGTTGCAAGAAAGTGGCCCTATGGTCAATCTCACAACTGGAAAAGGTTAATGGAGATTAAAGAAGATGCTGAAAAACATATCCTTTGGAAGATTGGG GTGAACTATTTCTTTGAGGATGGGAAGAGGAATTCCAATAAGCTTAGGAATGTCCTTCCTCACAGTATTGTTAATGACATTTTGGAGATTGGTATCAATATTGGAAGGGAGGATAAGCCAATATGGATGATTGAATCTACGGAAAAGGGCCAGAATTGTCCCTGA
- the LOC104113248 gene encoding probable galacturonosyltransferase-like 7, which translates to MKRNKQRKEIYPVKIVRIMRFSCIFAVAMLIIIFSPFQSSQFSYRKASVFRSAPDCSSSTDRTKFEKIEYSKFVHVAMTLDNQYLRGSIAAVHSILRHSKCPENVFFHFLVSDTNLKTLIQYIFPELKFNVYYFDSKRVKTLISTSVREALEHPLNYARNYLAELLEPSIHRVIYLDSDIIVIDDIFKLWSTNLGEKAIGTPEYCHANFTTYFTARFLSDMRFSGVFAGRKRKPCYFNTGVMVMDLVKWRRVGYTKLIEEWMDIQKTNQIYELGSLPPFLLVFAGDVAHVDHRWNQHGLGGDNVKGSCRKPHPGPTSLLHWSGSGKPWVRFDSKKACAIDFVWASYDLYKHET; encoded by the coding sequence atgaagaggAATAAGCAGAGGAAAGAAATTTACCCAGTGAAAATAGTACGGATTATGAGATTTTCATGCATTTTCGCTGTTGCAATGTTAATCATCATCTTTTCACCATTTCAATCATCTCAGTTCTCGTACCGTAAAGCTTCCGTGTTCCGCAGTGCACCTGATTGCAGCTCTAGTACCGACAGAACAAAATTTGAGAAAATTGAATATTCAAAATTTGTTCATGTAGCGATGACTCTTGATAATCAGTATCTACGTGGATCAATCGCAGCCGTTCATTCGATTCTACGCCATTCTAAATGTCCAGAGAATGTATTCTTCCACTTCTTAGTCTCAGATACGAATCTCAAAACCTTAATTCAGTACATTTTTCCTGAATTGAAATTCAATGTATATTACTTTGATTCGAAAAGAGTAAAAACCTTGATTTCAACTTCCGTACGAGAAGCACTTGAACATCCTCTCAATTATGCGAGAAATTACTTAGCTGAGCTTCTAGAACCTTCGATTCACAGAGTTATATACTTAGATTCGGATATAATTGTAATTGATGATATTTTCAAGCTGTGGAGCACAAACTTGGGGGAAAAGGCAATCGGAACGCCGGAATATTGTCACGCTAACTTCACGACGTATTTCACGGCGAGATTCTTGTCGGACATGAGATTTTCTGGCGTATTCGCCGGACGGAAAAGGAAGCCGTGTTACTTTAATACAGGTGTTATGGTTATGGATTTAGTGAAATGGAGGCGGGTCGGGTACACGAAACTGATCGAGGAATGGATGGATATCCAGAAGACGAATCAGATCTATGAGCTCGGATCTTTGCCGCCGTTTCTACTGGTTTTTGCTGGTGACGTGGCGCATGTTGACCATAGATGGAACCAGCACGGTTTGGGCGGTGATAATGTGAAGGGAAGCTGCCGGAAACCGCACCCTGGTCCAACGAGTCTGCTTCACTGGAGCGGGTCGGGTAAGCCGTGGGTCAGGTTCGACTCGAAGAAAGCTTGTGCTATTGATTTTGTATGGGCATCCTATGATTTGTATAAACATGAGACGTGA